One window of the Mycobacterium haemophilum DSM 44634 genome contains the following:
- the glf gene encoding UDP-galactopyranose mutase has translation MTARFDLLIVGSGFFGLTIAERVATQLDKRVLIVEKRPHVGGNAYSEAEPQTGIEVHKYGAHLFHTSNKRVWDYVRQFTEFTDYRHRVFAMHNGQAYQFPMGLGLVSQFFGRYFTPDEARRLIAEQAAEIDTANAQNLEEKAISLIGRPLYEAFVKGYTAKQWQTDPAKLPAAVINRLPVRYTFDNRYFSDTYEGLPVDGYTAWCTKMAADDRIEVRLDTDWFDVADQLRADSPAAPVVYTGPLDRYFDYAEGRLGWRTLDFEVEVLPTGDFQGTPVMNYNDLDVPFTRIHEFRHFHLERDYPTDKTVIMREYSRFAADDDEPYYPINTEADRALLAAYRARAKSETASSKVLFGGRLGTYQYLDMHMAIASALNMYDNILAPHLRDGAPLVEEEGART, from the coding sequence ATGACCGCTCGTTTCGATCTCCTCATTGTTGGCTCGGGGTTTTTCGGCCTGACAATTGCCGAGCGCGTGGCGACCCAGCTGGACAAGCGCGTGCTTATTGTCGAGAAGCGCCCGCACGTCGGTGGCAACGCCTATTCCGAAGCTGAGCCGCAGACCGGCATTGAAGTTCACAAGTACGGGGCTCACCTGTTCCATACCTCTAATAAGAGAGTGTGGGACTACGTGCGGCAGTTCACCGAGTTCACCGACTACCGGCACCGGGTTTTCGCGATGCACAATGGGCAGGCATATCAGTTCCCGATGGGCCTGGGCCTGGTGTCGCAGTTCTTCGGCAGGTACTTCACTCCGGACGAAGCACGGCGGCTGATCGCGGAGCAAGCCGCGGAGATCGACACGGCGAATGCACAGAACCTCGAAGAGAAGGCGATCTCGCTGATCGGCCGGCCGCTCTACGAGGCGTTCGTTAAGGGGTACACCGCTAAGCAGTGGCAGACCGACCCCGCGAAGCTTCCGGCTGCCGTCATTAACCGGCTGCCGGTGCGGTACACCTTTGACAACCGATACTTCAGCGACACCTATGAGGGCCTGCCGGTCGATGGTTACACGGCATGGTGCACGAAGATGGCCGCCGACGACCGCATCGAGGTGAGGCTTGACACCGACTGGTTCGATGTCGCCGATCAGCTGCGTGCTGACAGCCCCGCGGCCCCGGTGGTTTACACCGGCCCGCTGGACCGCTACTTCGACTACGCCGAAGGCCGCCTCGGCTGGCGCACCCTGGACTTCGAGGTGGAAGTGCTACCGACCGGGGATTTTCAGGGCACGCCGGTGATGAACTACAACGATCTCGACGTGCCTTTTACCCGCATCCACGAATTCCGCCACTTCCACCTTGAGCGCGACTACCCGACCGACAAGACGGTGATCATGCGGGAGTACTCCCGGTTCGCCGCGGATGACGACGAGCCCTACTATCCCATCAATACCGAGGCCGACCGCGCCCTGTTGGCCGCTTATCGGGCCAGGGCGAAGTCCGAGACCGCGTCGTCGAAGGTACTGTTCGGCGGGCGGCTGGGCACCTACCAATATCTGGATATGCATATGGCCATTGCCAGCGCGTTGAACATGTACGACAACATCCTTGCGCCGCACCTGCGCGACGGCGCCCCACTCGTTGAAGAGGAAGGCGCGCGCACATGA